A section of the Thermogemmatispora onikobensis genome encodes:
- a CDS encoding AAA family ATPase produces MRPDALAHFLSGLVSRRLMMSTMIWGPPGIGKSSIVAQTARAHGLELIDLRLSQLAPTDLRGLPVAEEGTARWYPPEFLPRAGRGILFLDELNLAPPTIQGIAQQLILDRRVGSYTVPEGWFIWAAGNRKEDRAAVFDMPAPLSNRFIHLFVEPNFDSFKTYALEQGIHEHLLAFLAFRPELLHKLDPQQPAWPSPRTWMMADALYKAGLDIAPAVGQGAAAEFEAFMALYERLPDVEAILEGAGEQIAFPSEPSLRYAITVALATRASTLQQCYQAFVWMSQKAQPEWVQLFATDLFRLLRARNELGKLAALAQRNQQLQKLFAEYMELLNPQQ; encoded by the coding sequence ATGCGACCTGATGCCCTGGCACACTTTCTGTCCGGTCTGGTGAGTCGACGCCTGATGATGAGCACCATGATCTGGGGGCCGCCTGGCATTGGTAAATCCAGCATTGTCGCGCAGACGGCACGGGCCCACGGTCTGGAGCTGATCGACCTGCGTCTCTCACAGCTGGCACCGACCGATCTGCGCGGTCTGCCCGTGGCCGAGGAAGGGACAGCCCGCTGGTATCCGCCTGAGTTTCTGCCGCGCGCGGGCCGGGGCATCCTCTTCCTTGATGAGCTCAACCTGGCTCCGCCCACAATCCAGGGCATCGCCCAGCAGCTGATTCTCGACCGGCGCGTCGGCAGCTACACCGTCCCCGAAGGCTGGTTCATCTGGGCCGCTGGCAATCGCAAAGAAGATCGCGCCGCCGTCTTCGATATGCCCGCACCGCTGAGCAACCGCTTTATCCATCTCTTCGTGGAACCGAACTTCGATAGCTTTAAAACCTACGCTCTGGAGCAGGGCATACACGAGCACTTATTAGCCTTCCTGGCCTTCCGTCCCGAGCTGCTGCACAAGCTCGATCCGCAGCAGCCAGCCTGGCCTTCCCCACGCACCTGGATGATGGCCGACGCTCTCTACAAGGCCGGACTGGATATCGCTCCGGCAGTGGGCCAGGGGGCCGCCGCCGAGTTTGAGGCATTCATGGCCCTCTACGAGCGCCTCCCCGATGTCGAGGCTATCCTTGAGGGGGCAGGCGAGCAGATCGCCTTTCCGAGCGAGCCATCGCTGCGCTATGCCATCACGGTTGCTCTGGCGACGCGCGCCTCAACCCTGCAGCAGTGCTATCAGGCTTTCGTCTGGATGAGCCAGAAAGCCCAACCCGAATGGGTTCAGCTCTTCGCCACGGATCTCTTCCGCCTGCTGCGCGCGCGCAACGAGCTAGGCAAGCTGGCCGCCCTGGCCCAGCGCAACCAGCAGCTCCAGAAGCTGTTTGCCGAGTACATGGAGCTACTCAATCCACAACAATGA